A single genomic interval of Lewinellaceae bacterium harbors:
- a CDS encoding PadR family transcriptional regulator, producing the protein MKLDNTKAQMKKGVLELCILSIIKNEGEVYPSDIISRMKDAELIVVEGTLYPLLTRLKNAGLLTYSWKESNSGPPRKYFSITGDGTEVLEDLRTSWNHLVQAVNHSIENNHTS; encoded by the coding sequence ATGAAACTGGATAACACCAAAGCACAAATGAAGAAAGGCGTACTGGAACTGTGCATCCTTTCGATCATTAAGAATGAAGGGGAGGTCTATCCGTCAGATATCATCTCACGCATGAAAGATGCGGAGCTGATCGTAGTGGAAGGAACCTTATACCCCTTGCTGACCCGGTTGAAAAATGCCGGTTTGCTTACCTATAGCTGGAAAGAATCCAACAGCGGCCCACCGCGAAAATACTTCTCCATCACAGGTGATGGCACCGAAGTACTGGAGGACCTCAGGACCTCCTGGAATCATCTTGTACAAGCAGTTAATCATTCAATAGAAAACAACCACACATCATGA
- a CDS encoding DUF2807 domain-containing protein gives MKRTWTWILAITTLVAFSRCERDFGPVITSTIPVSGFTGVKLQGSADVYLTQADYFEVVIEGPEESVGHYNFYLQGGDLIIDQHGWGGGGRTRIYVTLPAVEYLGVASSGDIISENTIKGRNILRVDVQGSGDIDLGLDIRELRLEIDASGDVYLEGYADRQRAVLYGSGNYHGYLLSTDQSTVGIHGSGNAEIYAYHQLDAVIRGSGNIYYQGFPYVYYDITGTGDLYDMN, from the coding sequence ATGAAAAGGACATGGACATGGATACTGGCAATAACTACCCTGGTGGCTTTCAGCCGGTGCGAACGTGATTTTGGGCCGGTGATCACTTCCACAATTCCGGTGAGCGGTTTTACCGGGGTTAAATTACAGGGCTCAGCCGACGTCTATCTGACGCAGGCTGACTATTTTGAGGTGGTCATAGAAGGACCGGAAGAATCCGTCGGCCATTACAATTTTTACCTGCAGGGAGGCGATCTGATCATCGATCAGCATGGCTGGGGTGGCGGAGGCCGTACACGGATCTACGTAACCCTGCCGGCAGTTGAATATTTGGGTGTCGCCAGCAGCGGTGACATCATCAGTGAAAACACCATCAAGGGAAGGAATATCCTGCGTGTGGATGTACAGGGTAGCGGGGATATCGATCTTGGGCTGGACATAAGAGAGCTCCGGCTGGAAATTGATGCTAGCGGCGATGTCTACCTGGAAGGTTATGCTGACCGGCAAAGAGCTGTCCTTTATGGTTCCGGAAATTACCATGGTTACCTGTTAAGTACAGATCAAAGTACGGTAGGTATCCATGGATCCGGAAATGCCGAGATCTATGCCTACCATCAACTTGATGCAGTGATCCGTGGCAGCGGCAACATTTATTATCAGGGATTCCCCTACGTCTATTACGACATCACCGGAACCGGTGACCTGTATGACATGAACTGA